The proteins below come from a single Mustela nigripes isolate SB6536 chromosome 14, MUSNIG.SB6536, whole genome shotgun sequence genomic window:
- the LOC132002282 gene encoding cytochrome c oxidase subunit 6B1, producing the protein MAEDIKTKIKNYQTAPFDSRFPNQNQTRNCWQNYLDFHRCQKAMTAKGGDVSVCEWYRRVYKSLCPISWVSAWDDRRAEGTFPGKI; encoded by the coding sequence ATGGCAGAAGACATCAAGACCAAAATCAAGAACTACCAGACTGCCCCTTTTGACAGCCGCTTCCCCAACCAGAACCAGACCAGGAACTGCTGGCAGAACTACCTGGACTTCCACCGCTGTCAGAAGGCAATGACTGCTAAAGGGGGCGATGTCTCCGTGTGCGAATGGTACCGGCGTGTGTACAAGTCCCTCTGCCCCATATCCTGGGTGTCGGCCTGGGATGACCGCCGGGCAGAAGGCACATTTCCTGGGAAGATCTGA